AGATGCTGCATCATGGAGCAATAGCTATAAGAGAATCGAAAATAATTTTACCATTTTGCCTGTGGATAAAATAGATACCTCTACACAGGTAATTACTTTATCAGACTTTATTGCAGATATGACTGCAGGCTTTGGTATGATGAGATCTTATGATCTGGATAAAAACCCTTCTTATTATGATTTTACAGTTACAAAAACAGTAAAAGATATTATTGAGGGAGTTCCAGGCACTGGGGTAAAATCAGAAAATAAAGTATTGCTCATCAATATTGGAGAGTTTGTTCAAACTACAGCAGGTGCATGGGCCGGTTATAAATATACCAAACGGGCATTTGCAACAGAAAGAGGCGTTTATGTTGGTTCAGATAAAACCAATTCTAAAAGAATTCAATTACAAATTACTTACGGTATAAAAAAATAAAAACACGAGAAAAATATGTGCGGAATTGTAGGATATACAGGATTTCAGGATGCGTATGATATTGTAATCAACGGTCTTAGAAGATTAGAATATAGAGGATATGATAGTGCGGGGATTGTTTTGGAAGGTTCAAATAACAAACTTGAAGTAGAAAAAACAAAAGGTAAAGTAGATGATCTGGTTAATATTTCAGCGCAGCTGAAAGGTACAGCCAAAATAGGGATGGGACATACCAGATGGGCTACCCATGGAGTTCCAAGTGACAGAAACTCACACCCACATTTATCAAACAACGGTAAAATTGCTATTGTACATAACGGTATTATAGAAAACTATGATACTATCAAAACAATGCTTATTGAAAAAGGATTTACTTTTAAATCCGAAACAGATACGGAAGTTTTGGTAAACCTTGTTCAGTATTTCATGGATTTGAAATCTGAAACAGATTTCCCTACAGCAGTAAGATATGCTTTGAATGAAGTATACGGGGCTTATGCTATTACTGTGCTTCATGAAGACTATCCGGGAGTATTGGTAGTGGCAAGATTAGGTTCTCCATTAGCAATCGGAATTGGTGATAAAGAATACTTTATTGCTTCCGATGCATCTCCTTTTGTAGAATTTACCAAAGAAGCAATCTATCTGGAAGAAGGTCACATGGCTACTATTTCATTGGAAAAAGGAGTAGACATCAGAACTATTAATGATAACTCCAAAATTGAGCCTGAAGTTCAGGAACTTAAATTAAGCCTGGAGCAGATTGAAAAAGGAGGTTATGAGCACTTCATGCTTAAAGAAATCTTCGAACAGCCTAAATCTATTCACGATACGATGAGAGGGAGACTTCTTGTAGATGAGGGAGTTATAAAAATGGCTGGAATCTGGGATCACCTGGAAAGATTCAAAAATGCAAACAGAATCATCATTATTGCCTGCGGTACTTCATGGCATGCAGGTCTTATCGGGGAATACCTTATTGAAGAATATGCAAGAATTCCTGTAGAAGTGGAATATGCATCAGAATTCAGATACAGAAACCCTATTATTACCGATAAAGATGTTGTTATTGCCATTTCCCAGTCAGGAGAAACAGCAGATACAATGGCTGCCCTAAAGCTGGCAAAAGAAAAAGGAGCATTTATTTATGGTATATGTAACGTAGTGGATTCCTCCATTGCAAGAATTACAGATGCAGGTTCATATACTCACGCAGGTCCTGAGATCGGTGTTGCTTCTACAAAAGCATTTACTGCACAACTTACCATCCTTACCCTAATTGCATTTAAATTAGGAAAACACAACGGTAATCTAGGAAACGCTGAATTCATGAGTTTAATTGCAGAATTGGATGCTATCCCTAAAAAAATTGAAGAAGTTCTCAATACAACCCACGAACTGACTCAGAATATCGCAAAAGACTTTGTAAGCACAACAAACTTCCTTTATTTAGGAAGAGGATACAATTATCCTGCTGCATTGGAAGGTGCTTTAAAACTGAAAGAAATCTCTTACATACACGCAGAAGGATACCCTGCAGCAGAAATGAAGCACGGACCTATTGCCCTTATTGATGAGAACATGCCAATCGTTATTATTGCTCCTAAAAAAGGACATTATGATAAAATTGTGAGTAATGTTCAGGAAATCAAGGCCAGAAAAGGAAAAATTATCGCTGTCGTTAACAAAGGAGATCACCAGGTAAGCTCAATGGCAGATTATGTTATTGAAATTCCTGAGACTTCAGAATGTTTCTCTCCAATCGTTGCATCAGTGCCTTTACAGCTATTGGCTTACTATATTGCTGTATACCGTGGAGCTAATGTAGATCAGCCGAGAAACCTGGCGAAATCGGTAACCGTGGAATAAAAAACAGTTGTAAATAAAATAAATTTAGATTTCTTCCGTTATTTCAAAAAAAATCTTAAAAGTTTCTTAAAAAAATTATATATTTACGGCTTAATTATAAAAATTAACATGAAAAGGATATTTCTTTTATTATTGTCTGCGTCGGTAGCATCAGTATCTTGTTCAGGTGGTGGCAGTTCTTCTGTAGGGAAGCCTGGAACAAAAGGAGAGTTGATACCAAGAGAAAAAACGAAATCATTTGTTGCGGAAAGACCATATGGAATGGTCGGTATTCCTGCAGGTTCATTTGTAGCTGGTCTTGCCGATCAGGATCTTACAAATACTCCTGAAAAAGCTTCATTGAAAACTGTTACTGTTTCCTCTTTCTTCATGGATGAAGCGGAAACCACCAATGCAGAATACAGGGTATTTATCAATTATGTAAGAGATTCCATTGCGAGAACTCTGTTAGCCGAAGCTGCTGGGGAAGGCGGTGAAGAAGGTGGACGTAAAGGAGCAACCATTGGCGACTATGCATACCTTGCTAAAAAAGAAGAAAACCTAACACCTTATCAAGAATATTTAGAAGGCCAGGGAGGAAGAGAAGACGGAGGCTATGATCCGAATAAAAGACTGGACTGGAAAATTCCATTGCATTGGAGCACCGGGAAGTATCCTGATGTAGAATATGCAGAAGTTTTGGAATCCATGTATCTGCCGGCTTCTTCAAGAATCGGAAACGAAAGGATTTTAGACGTTAGTAAACTAAAATACAACTATCAGTGGGGAGATATGGATGCCGCACTTGCTGACAACGAAAGAGGAGCAAACTACCTTAAAAGTTCAAGCATTGCCATCTATCCGGACACTACAGTTTGGGTAAAAGATTTCCACTTTGCATATAACGAACCATTGTTCGAGCAGTATTTCTGGCACAAAGCCTATAAAGATTACCCTGTAGTAGGAGTAACCTGGGACCAGGCAAGAGCTTACTGTAACTTCAGATCCAAGCTGAAAACAGATTATAACGAAAGCTTAAAAAGAAAAAAACAAAGACCATTACAGTTCCGTCTTCCTACAGAAATTGAATGGGAATATGCTGCCAGAGGCGGAATGCAGAACGCTACTTACCCTTGGGGAGGTCCATATCTAATGGATGACAGAGGTTGCTACCTTGCCAACTTCAAACCTAAGAGAGGTAACTATATGGAAGACGATAAAAAAGGTACTTATACATATACAGCTCCAGTAAAGAAATTTAAGAAAAATGGATTTGGGTTATTTGATATGGCTGGAAACGTTTCTGAATGGACAGAATCTGCGTATAACAACTCTTCTTATGGATTCTCTTCTACATTAAATCCTTCTACTAAAAATAAAGTAGATACGAAGAAATCTGTAAGAGGTGGATCTTGGAAAGATATAGGATATGCCCTTATGACAGGTGCTAGAGATTGGGAAAGAAAAGATTCTGCAAGAAGCTATATCGGATTCAGAACTGTACAGGATATTCCTGAAGCAGCTGTTAAGCCAAGAAGAGTTAACAGATAATCAACCGGACAATTTTTCAATAACAATTTTATTTAACATTAAAAAAACTAACTTAATATGTTTAAGACTAAAGATGCTTGGATGAATTTCTTTTATTCATTCGGTGCTGCAATTGTAATTCTTGGAGCTTGGCTTAAAATTACTCACATTACATTAGGACCAATTAACGGTAATATGGCTCTTACTGTGGGGCTTATTACGGAAGCTATTATCTTTATCATTTTCGCATTCGACCCTCCAAAATCAGAAGAGTCTTATGCATGGGAAAATGTTTATCCTGAACTATTGGATAAGCACGCTAACCCAAACCCATTACACTCTAACGTGTCATCTAAAAATAATGCACAGCAATTTGCTGAATTAGAAAACTCTCTTTCAAATAAATTAGACAAAATGCTTCAGGATGCAAAATTAGATGTTCAGTTATTTGACAGACTTAGAACAGGTATCGATAAATTTTCCAGCTCTGTTGACCAGATCAACCAGACGGTAGACGTATCTGCTTCTACTCATAAATATAACGATCAGCTTAACAAAGCTGCACAGCATATGGAAAGCATGAACGCTTTATATGCAATGCAGTTGGAAAGCGGTAAAAAACAATCTGAATTTGCTAACAAATATGTAGCAGATATGCAGAAATCTGCAGAACAGTCTGAAAAATTCAATCAAGAGTTACAAGGTTTAACAACTAATCTTAACAGCTTAAACAGAGTTTATGGTGGTATGCTTACTGCTATGAAGTCTTAATTCCTAACCATTTCTAAATTTAACTACTTAATCAAAAACTAAAAAAGAGAATGGCACAAGGAAAACAGACCCCTCGTCAGAAGATGATCAACCTGATGTATTTGGTGTTCATCGCGATGATGGCCCTAAATATTGATGCAGAAATCATCAGATCATACTATGACTCTACCAGAGCTTTGAATGAAACAAGAACTTTAACAGAGAAAAAGAACGAAAAGATCTTTGAAAGAACGTTAGAGGCTAAAGCTCAGCAGGTTCCGGATACCTATGCACAGCCTTGGGAACAATATAAAGTTTTAAAAGGTAAGATTGATGTATTGGTAACATCTGCTCAGGGTATTAAAGATGCCCTGAAAAAGCAGTCCGAGTTTCATGATAAAGATCCTAAAACAGGAAAAGATATTGATGTAAGTGAAAACTTCGCTGCATTAAATAATAATGAAGCAACTACAGAATACTTCTTTAAAGAAGGAGATGAAAATTCACCTTCCAAAGGAGCACTGGAACTGAAAGCCAAAATTGATGACGTAAGAAACTACATCAATGCAACTTTTGGAAACAATCCTCAGCTAAAGGATTTAGTAGACAGAGCCAATAAATCTCTGATTGCTGAATATCCAAAAGGAAAATCTCCAAATGATAAGACCTGGTTTCAGAATAAATTCTATCATCAGCCGTTAATTGCGGCGATTTCAAATCTTGAGATCATTCAGAATGATGCTAGAAACGTACAGTCTGATGCATTGGCATTATTACTTCAGGAGAAAGTGGATGCAAACATCAAATTCTCAAGCTATGAGCCTATCGTTTCTGGTCCTGTTGATATTCAGGCAGGTCAGCAGGCAGAGGTAAAAGTAATGCTGGGAACTTACTCTAACAGTAATAAGATCAGTATTTCAGGAGTTAGCAGACAGGAAAACGGAAAAGGTATTGTTCCTATTTCAGGTTCAGGTATTGGAGAACATAAACTGGCAGGAACAATTACTTTAACAGATGCTTCAGGAAAACCTCAAAGTTTCCCATGGACGCATACTTATAACGTAATTGCAGGACCAAGAGAAGTAAAACTTGAAAAAGGACTATTACTTTCTGCTGATAAGATGAACGTAATGTATAGAGGACTTGAGAACCCTGTTTCAGGATCAATCTTAGGTGCTGATAATTCAAAACTTTCACTATCTGCCCCGGGAGCTTCTGTAAGAGGTACCGGCCCAGGAAAATGGATTGTAAAACCAACTACAGGAAATACAGTTAAACTGACGTTATCAGGAATAGACCCTTACGGAAAATCTGTATCTCAGGTATTTGAATATAGAATTAAGAATGTTCCGCCGCCACAAGGTCAGATGAGAGGACAGAACGTATTGTCGATGCCGGCAACTTCTATTCCTAACCAGTCTGTACAGGCAGCGATCCCAGACTTCGACTTCCCTGTTTCATTCAATGTGACACAGTTCATGGTTAGAGTTCCTGGTAGAGCAGCATTATTGATCCACGGAAATACATTAGGTGATGCCGCTGGATTGGTGAAGAACCTTAGAACCGGAGATGTAGTTTCTATCTTTGATATCAAAGCTACAGCACAAGGATTGGAAGGTCAGCAGATTAAAAACATTACTCCTATAATTATTAATGTTCAATAGGACTAAAATTGTAATTTATTATGAAAAAATATATTAGCACCCTTTTAGTATTAGTTTCGGGATTTGCTTTTTCCCAGACTATCCTGAATGCTTCTTCTCCGGAAGAATTCAGACAGATGAGAGAAGAAAACAAACAAAAAGTTGGTGATACTATTATTGATAACAAAGTAAAGCCTCTTGAATATGGTTTTGTAGAGGATAAAGATATCCTTAAGAGTATGTTTGTATGGGAGATCATTGATATGAATGATAAGATCAACCAGCCTTTCTACTATGACAATCCGGATGGACTTCTTTCTACACCTACAAGATCTTTATACCAATTATTATTGGACGGTGCATTAACAGGAAAGATCGAGCAGGTTTATGATGACGAAAACTTTACGGTGAAACTTTCACCGGAAGGTATCCAGAAGAGATTGGAAAAAGTAGTTATCAATGATGCTGCTATTGACATCCTTAACTCTGGAAGACAACTGACCGAGCAGGAGAAAAAAGAATATACCGATGTTTTCAAGACTACCACTGAAAAAGTAAAAGTTCTTAAAATTATGGGTATGTGGTTTGTTGATAAAAGAGACGGACAGATGAAATACAGACCTCTTGGTATTGCCGCTATGGGACCGGATCCTGCCGTACAGGGTGTTATTGGGCCAGATGGTAAGCCAATTGCAGGTAATGACGAACTTATCGATCTGTTCTGGATTTATTATCCTAATGCAAGAGATATTCTGGCAAACAATTATGTTTTCAACAGAAAAAACTCTTCTGCAGACCTTTCTTTCGATGATATCATCAATGCAAGAAGATTCTCTTCTGTTATTTACAAATCATCAACAGGTTTAGGAGACGGTACCATCAAGGACTATATCCCTAAAGATGCTGAAGATCAATTGGATGAAAGCGAAAGAATCAAAGCGCAGATCCTTAACATGGAGAACGATATGTGGAATTACTAAGATTTCACTTGATATTTATACAAAACCTGAGTACTTTTACTCAGGTTTTTTTTATTATGAAACAAATAGACTATATCATTGTTGGAGACGGATATGCAGGACTTTTTTTCGCCCATCAGCTAATTAAGAATAACAAATCATTCGCAATCTTTTCTGAAGGCAGAAAGAGTGCTTCCCAGGTTTCCGCGGGAATTATCAATCCTGTAGTGCTCAAAAAATTCACCACTTTCTGGAAAGCGCAGGAGCAAATTGATTTCCTGAAAGACACCCTGCTTGAAATAGAATCTTACACAGGAGAGAATTATTTAATCAATTCTCCCATCCACAGAATTTTTCATGATGAGAACGAACAGAACCTCTGGCTGAAAAAATCGGATAATGAAGAACTTTTAAGCTTTCTGGATAAAAATTTTGATCATTTAGATGTGGTAAAAAACGACTTTAACACAGGAAAGGTCAATCAGTCTGCCAGACTTCAGGTAAGTGGATTTTTCATGGGTCTATTTGATTTTTTAGAAAAAAAGGAACTTCTGATTAAAGAAAAATTTGATTACGGAAAACTGGAAACTTCTTCAGCTACGTATAAAGACCTTCAATTCAAACATATGGTCTTTTGTGAAGGAATGGGAGTGACAGAAAATCCCTTTTTCTCCGATATTGCCGTTAACCCCAATAAGGGGCATCACATTAAAGTAAAACTCTCCGAAGCAATTCCGGAAGATATTACCATTAAAAAGAAACATTTCTTATTCCCGACAGACAATGGGCTTTATTTTTATGGCGGAACCTACGACAGGGAACAGCTCCATCATCATATTGATGAATCCGCAGTAGCGCAGCTTGTGAACGGGCTGTCTGAAATTTACCCCTACGACTTTGAAGTAGAAGAAGTGAATTTTGGCTTCAGACCGACTGTAAAAGACAGAAGACCGATTATCGGAAGACACGAAACATTTAAAAACCTTTATGTATTCAATGGACTTGGGGCACGAGGTATCCTGAACGGCTGTTATTTTTCAAAAAGCCTGTATCAGTTTATTGAAGAAAATATCCCCTTGCACGAGGAAGTATCTGTTAACAGGTTTAAATAAGAAAAAAACTATATCATGAATGAAAACCTCTTAGGCATAATAGCAGGAATCCTCACATCCATCTCCATGATCCCTCAGCTGATCAAAGTGATTAAAGAGAAAAATGCAGATGAAATTTCCCTTGTGATGCTTTTGGTCCTTATTTCAGGACTTTCACTGTGGGTTTGGTATGGTTTCATAAAAGATGAGCTGCCCATTATTTTGTCGAATGCATTTGCTGTTTTGGTCAATATAAGCCTGCTCGTATGTTATATGCTGTATAAGAAATAAAAGACGCTTTACAGTTCTGTAAAACGTCTTTTATATCGTAAAATTTAAAATCCAATGATTATATATTATGGCTGAAGAACAAATTTAGCCAAAGGAGCCATTCTTGCCTTATTTAGCGTCAATGTACTTCCATTTACAGAATAATTATCTGCGGCAAGCACTGCTTTTGTAAATAATTGCTCCGTTTCAAGGTCCTCACAGGCCATCATCGTAGACATTCCCTGGTTGAATTTGATTTTCATCATATCGGGCCTGATCTCGAAAGTCCCTCCAAATCCGTTACATCCTGCATGTCCCTCATATCTCATCCCTTCTGTATTAAGCTTGAAATAAGGATTGTTTTTAGCATTCTTAAGCTTGATAGGTTGCCCGTTCAATTCCGTTAATTTCCATGTTTTACCTGTAATATCTGTCGACTTCTGTGTCTGTGTTGTCGAAGTAGTTTTACATGCCGTAAGAAATACGAGTAAAAAAAGTGCGGATAAATAATAATGCAAATTTTTCATAGTTATATGATTGTGTGTGTGGTTGGTGTAATTGAAATACTTGGATTAATAAGAAGCCATCTTTGCAGGGCCGGATCCTTTTGCCTCACTTTTTGTGTGGAACAGGACCATATCTACATTCTTTTTCAGCAAAGTAATGTTTCCTTTAATGTTTGAATACTGATATTCCTCATTGCTGGCCGTATATTCCGGAAGAGCGTCACTT
Above is a genomic segment from Chryseobacterium shigense containing:
- the gldK gene encoding gliding motility lipoprotein GldK, producing the protein MKRIFLLLLSASVASVSCSGGGSSSVGKPGTKGELIPREKTKSFVAERPYGMVGIPAGSFVAGLADQDLTNTPEKASLKTVTVSSFFMDEAETTNAEYRVFINYVRDSIARTLLAEAAGEGGEEGGRKGATIGDYAYLAKKEENLTPYQEYLEGQGGREDGGYDPNKRLDWKIPLHWSTGKYPDVEYAEVLESMYLPASSRIGNERILDVSKLKYNYQWGDMDAALADNERGANYLKSSSIAIYPDTTVWVKDFHFAYNEPLFEQYFWHKAYKDYPVVGVTWDQARAYCNFRSKLKTDYNESLKRKKQRPLQFRLPTEIEWEYAARGGMQNATYPWGGPYLMDDRGCYLANFKPKRGNYMEDDKKGTYTYTAPVKKFKKNGFGLFDMAGNVSEWTESAYNNSSYGFSSTLNPSTKNKVDTKKSVRGGSWKDIGYALMTGARDWERKDSARSYIGFRTVQDIPEAAVKPRRVNR
- a CDS encoding GldM family protein, with protein sequence MAQGKQTPRQKMINLMYLVFIAMMALNIDAEIIRSYYDSTRALNETRTLTEKKNEKIFERTLEAKAQQVPDTYAQPWEQYKVLKGKIDVLVTSAQGIKDALKKQSEFHDKDPKTGKDIDVSENFAALNNNEATTEYFFKEGDENSPSKGALELKAKIDDVRNYINATFGNNPQLKDLVDRANKSLIAEYPKGKSPNDKTWFQNKFYHQPLIAAISNLEIIQNDARNVQSDALALLLQEKVDANIKFSSYEPIVSGPVDIQAGQQAEVKVMLGTYSNSNKISISGVSRQENGKGIVPISGSGIGEHKLAGTITLTDASGKPQSFPWTHTYNVIAGPREVKLEKGLLLSADKMNVMYRGLENPVSGSILGADNSKLSLSAPGASVRGTGPGKWIVKPTTGNTVKLTLSGIDPYGKSVSQVFEYRIKNVPPPQGQMRGQNVLSMPATSIPNQSVQAAIPDFDFPVSFNVTQFMVRVPGRAALLIHGNTLGDAAGLVKNLRTGDVVSIFDIKATAQGLEGQQIKNITPIIINVQ
- a CDS encoding META domain-containing protein gives rise to the protein MKNLHYYLSALFLLVFLTACKTTSTTQTQKSTDITGKTWKLTELNGQPIKLKNAKNNPYFKLNTEGMRYEGHAGCNGFGGTFEIRPDMMKIKFNQGMSTMMACEDLETEQLFTKAVLAADNYSVNGSTLTLNKARMAPLAKFVLQP
- the gldN gene encoding gliding motility protein GldN, giving the protein MKKYISTLLVLVSGFAFSQTILNASSPEEFRQMREENKQKVGDTIIDNKVKPLEYGFVEDKDILKSMFVWEIIDMNDKINQPFYYDNPDGLLSTPTRSLYQLLLDGALTGKIEQVYDDENFTVKLSPEGIQKRLEKVVINDAAIDILNSGRQLTEQEKKEYTDVFKTTTEKVKVLKIMGMWFVDKRDGQMKYRPLGIAAMGPDPAVQGVIGPDGKPIAGNDELIDLFWIYYPNARDILANNYVFNRKNSSADLSFDDIINARRFSSVIYKSSTGLGDGTIKDYIPKDAEDQLDESERIKAQILNMENDMWNY
- a CDS encoding SemiSWEET transporter, producing MNENLLGIIAGILTSISMIPQLIKVIKEKNADEISLVMLLVLISGLSLWVWYGFIKDELPIILSNAFAVLVNISLLVCYMLYKK
- the gldL gene encoding gliding motility protein GldL, yielding MFKTKDAWMNFFYSFGAAIVILGAWLKITHITLGPINGNMALTVGLITEAIIFIIFAFDPPKSEESYAWENVYPELLDKHANPNPLHSNVSSKNNAQQFAELENSLSNKLDKMLQDAKLDVQLFDRLRTGIDKFSSSVDQINQTVDVSASTHKYNDQLNKAAQHMESMNALYAMQLESGKKQSEFANKYVADMQKSAEQSEKFNQELQGLTTNLNSLNRVYGGMLTAMKS
- a CDS encoding NAD(P)/FAD-dependent oxidoreductase; its protein translation is MKQIDYIIVGDGYAGLFFAHQLIKNNKSFAIFSEGRKSASQVSAGIINPVVLKKFTTFWKAQEQIDFLKDTLLEIESYTGENYLINSPIHRIFHDENEQNLWLKKSDNEELLSFLDKNFDHLDVVKNDFNTGKVNQSARLQVSGFFMGLFDFLEKKELLIKEKFDYGKLETSSATYKDLQFKHMVFCEGMGVTENPFFSDIAVNPNKGHHIKVKLSEAIPEDITIKKKHFLFPTDNGLYFYGGTYDREQLHHHIDESAVAQLVNGLSEIYPYDFEVEEVNFGFRPTVKDRRPIIGRHETFKNLYVFNGLGARGILNGCYFSKSLYQFIEENIPLHEEVSVNRFK
- the glmS gene encoding glutamine--fructose-6-phosphate transaminase (isomerizing), yielding MCGIVGYTGFQDAYDIVINGLRRLEYRGYDSAGIVLEGSNNKLEVEKTKGKVDDLVNISAQLKGTAKIGMGHTRWATHGVPSDRNSHPHLSNNGKIAIVHNGIIENYDTIKTMLIEKGFTFKSETDTEVLVNLVQYFMDLKSETDFPTAVRYALNEVYGAYAITVLHEDYPGVLVVARLGSPLAIGIGDKEYFIASDASPFVEFTKEAIYLEEGHMATISLEKGVDIRTINDNSKIEPEVQELKLSLEQIEKGGYEHFMLKEIFEQPKSIHDTMRGRLLVDEGVIKMAGIWDHLERFKNANRIIIIACGTSWHAGLIGEYLIEEYARIPVEVEYASEFRYRNPIITDKDVVIAISQSGETADTMAALKLAKEKGAFIYGICNVVDSSIARITDAGSYTHAGPEIGVASTKAFTAQLTILTLIAFKLGKHNGNLGNAEFMSLIAELDAIPKKIEEVLNTTHELTQNIAKDFVSTTNFLYLGRGYNYPAALEGALKLKEISYIHAEGYPAAEMKHGPIALIDENMPIVIIAPKKGHYDKIVSNVQEIKARKGKIIAVVNKGDHQVSSMADYVIEIPETSECFSPIVASVPLQLLAYYIAVYRGANVDQPRNLAKSVTVE